From Ictalurus punctatus breed USDA103 chromosome 26, Coco_2.0, whole genome shotgun sequence:
tataaaataaaacatcttatttctttttattttgtatttctttttattttaactacAGAGACATTTGATTAAACGAATATATTCCAACACAATCAATCGTTCCACGTACCTCACAGCCCTGACCCGGAACTCGCCATTTTCTGACTTCCTGTCCCTTCCAGACGGAATGTTGTTCATCGCCACCTACTGGATTGCACTCGAAAACAAATTTCAATGATTTATCTTTATTATGTATTAACGCGTGTTATTATCCAGCGCTTTAAACATTTGAACGCTCGCATATgatctgtttctgtttcatAATCCGACTCGAAACGGAACCGCAATAAAAAGCCGGTCTCGTAGGAACTATTTCACACAGGAAGTGTTTCCTGGAGGACCCTCTCAGTGAACGGACGCTACTTGTTTTACGtaaacaaagacatttttttatttatcgatgtttaaaatgaacaaatagtAAATGCGTGTTGTGAATTCTATAGTTATTATTACATCAAGtgtaaataattgtttatttagcTCAATTAAACGtctacagggagagagagaaaaaagagacacCGGTGTGCTTATAATGTGTGTAAGTTATTATGTCTAGAGGGGTAGCTCTGAGACTCTTGCTGTGTCTGTCTCAGACCTGAGAAGGGACTGCAATGGGAGTTCATGGCCTGTGGAAATTACTGCAGAGCACAGGAAAGCCCATCAACCCGGAAACACTCGAGGGGAAGATCCTAGCAGTTGGTATCCTTTCAACAGTTCTAAGCTTCTTCATATATTTGGATGCTGCACCTGTAGAAGTTTGTATCTCCTATACCCATGGAAGAGCATGAGGACGGGTTCcattctgagtctggttcctctcaaggtttcttcctcatatcatcttagggagtttttcctcaccaccgtcaccacctgCTCGCTCAATAGGAATAAATTCCCACACTTAAAacctgtatcctgtgtttatatgtttctgtaaagctgctttgagacaatgtccattgttaaagcgctatacaaataaaattgaattgaagagcagaacatttaaattaaattaatcagTGAAAGACATTCTGATAAATGgtcaaattcttttttcttttttttctttttttttttacattaattgcCTGATTGGTTATATCTATGACCGTTGCAATTCTACCTAATTACCTGTAATTCATTCTACCTGATAttaattctttcattcattcatcttgatCACAGTTGTGGTGGGGGATCACTGGGCATGCGGTGGGAACAGACTCGTGATGGGACATCAGTCCATGTCAGGACACCATACAGATACGTATTAACGTCTTTATCATAACCTCTTCTCCTGCTGCCATGTTTTTGGACATCGGGAGGAAACCCGAGAAACCAGAGGAAATCCACGTGGACGCAGGGAGATCACGCACAACTGAACGAACTGTAACATAACTCGAGCTCGGGATCAGACCCTAGAGCGGTGACGGTGTAGCAATGTCATGCAgtgcaccaccatgctgcccgTTTAAATAAAAACGTATTTGCACAATGCTACAGTAACGACAGTCTATGTTCGGGTTGTGGCCGTATTCGGAATACGACgcttatatgcgtacaggcatgggaatattcctgtatacacaCTTGTTGTAAGTATGCTGATCTACACATGCGCTTTTCCTTTCCCCATGTTATTTCCTGGGAGATTCAGGATATTGCTGTTGCTACCCAGAATTCCTTGCGGACTGAGCATGCGAGTGtgtctcctttcagtggattttctgaataaggtgtgtACATGCAATAGGCATATTCTAGGAGTGGGAATCAGAATAATCGGATTGCGGCGTTTACGTGACTCGACGATAATTAGAATATCGGCAAATTCTGATCGGTATGGGAATATTGATGTGGATGTGAACGTAGTCGGCGAGTGCGTAACTAAAAGGATGAAGATATTCCCGTACAATGATGTGACACTTTTGTTCACCGGTATGTCTTTCACATCCTTGACATAGTAACTCCCAGATATCAGCATCTGGCTAAACCAAGCAGTCAAAGGGGTGCGGGATCGCGATGGCAACAACGTCCACAACGCCCACCTTCTTACGCTGTTCCACCGGCTGTGCAAGTTGCTGTTCTTCCGCATCAGGCCTGTCTTTGTTTACGATGGAGATGCACCTCTGCTTAAGAGACAGACCCTGGTATGTATTCATTCTCAAGCATGTAGAGTAACTCTCCAGTTTCACCAGATTGTTATCCTTGAGTTCATACATCACAAAGGAGTAGAAATCATTATCAAAAATGTTCCTTTTAGCACCCTAAGGGGATCTTTGGTTTGTTCCTCtgggttctgtgtagaaccctatGACCGAGGGGGTCTCTTATAAGAGAGGTTCCATGTTCAATCCGTTTAGGAAGCTAATAACTCTTAACCATCTAAAGAACCACTGAGGAACCAGTGAAGAACCattaaagtctttttttttttttttttttaaagtctactTTAAGTGGATGGAATTACTGTGAGTATTGGCCAGCGTTCCAGAAATGGACCACCAACGTCCAGTATTGCCTTGAAGTAAATACTATATGGAACAAATGATTAAATTGGTGATTCCCCAGGCCGTCAGGAGACAGAGGAAGGAGGAGATGGCTCTTGAGTCCAAGCAAACCCGTGAGAAGCTCTTGAGAACGTTTCTGAAGAGGCAGGCCATCAAGGCTGCACTAGGGGACCGCAGGTCAAAGCAAAGTACAAATGTATTttcggtgatgatgatgaaaattaaataaataaataaataaataaagcgcgGTTGCCTTTTACAGTCAAGAAACAATTCCCAGTATTTCTTCTGCACGAAGAGATGAGGTGGATGAAATGTACGCTTTACCAGCACTGCCTCCtgcagaggaagaagaaaggagCAGGTAAGAAAGCAAGGTTAGTTCGTTggtatttttagtttttaatagaATCCTTTTTGTACACGTAATTGTTTTGTCTAATCTTAGTTCTGATGAAGAACCAGAACGAGATGAGGCACAGACACAAGAGCCCTCTCACACATTCCAGGTGAGATTAAGCAACGCTTCTGATCGGGGGGTCTAATTTAGCATCAGCCGATCCGAGGTTGGCTCTTAGAACGTTCTATCTGTCTTTTCAGGACGAGATTTATGACGATCCCAATTCCGTAGACATAAACTCTGAGGATTTCCACCTCTTGTCACCAGAGATCAAACACGAGATTCTCAAAGACATGAAAGAGTTCAGCAAGAGAAGACGCACACTTTTTCACAAACCTCCCGAGGTACTACAGGCACCACGTTCGTTATGAATAACGTACTATCCCGGTCCTCAGCGCTGACTTCTACTTTGGATGTCCTTGCAGAAGTCAGGGGACTTCTCTCAGTATCAGCTGGCAGGGCTGCTGCAGAGGAATAACCTGAACCAACGTCTAGAaggtgtggagaaagaaatgagCCAGAGAAGATGCGGAGCTGTGGAGGAGGAGTACGGCCAGAGTGACGAGCACGACGTCGAGTCACGCCGTCTCCTATCTGAGGATTCTTCACACTATATACTCGTCAAAGGTCAGAGAGTCGGTTTTACTTTCAATTAGAGCTGTTCGTTGGAACCCTGGAAGATCCTGGAGTCCAGCACAGTTTGGGGATTTCCCTGCTCTAGTACGCTTAAACCTGTGCATTCACTGGCAAGTTGAATCAAGGGCTGGTTGTGGAAGCAGGGCTCACTCCTGAGGGGTAAGCTGGATTAGTCATAACTTCCTGTACATGAACTGGAAATGGAAATCATAACGtatgtttttatgaaacattataTGCAGAATTTCCAACTGAAACCGAATATTTGGTTGTAAAATGTATAGCTGGACTTTCGATTAACGATCAGAATCTGATTGCCTTGTGAATGTGATTATCGGTTAATGTTGTATTCCCTGTCTGAGAGTGCGTGATGACAAAGTCAACAATGACACCAACGGCGTTGTATGAGTTGTACACCTAAAATATCCTTAAACGATATACTTTTAAACAGGAAGGAAAACTATTTCATACTTTTAACCTTCCTGTGACCTTGGCCCTGTTTGAATCAAATCCAAAATCCACGCAGGTTCGAATGTGCCGGTTACAATGATGGGGGATGATTCcgtataaatcctacaaacactCGTTCTTGAGATAAAAAGAATATCGGATGGACAGACGGGGACACGTACACACGGGgcataaacataaaaaagtcAGAAGACATTTAGAAGCAAGTGGAAGTAATTGAATTTTGTTTTCGATAATGGAAATCCGTTTTCCATCCGTACCGCTGATCCTACACAGGGACGCGTGGAAGCccggagcctgtcccaggggactcggggtacgcttcgggggacaccctgggtggggtgccagcccatcacagggtacaatcacacactacagacaatttagacacgccaatcagcctacagcacaagtctttggactgggggaggaaaccggagaacccggaggaaaccccgaagcacggggagaacgtgcaaactccacgcacacagcgCAGAGACAGGGTTCGAACCCCCAGCCCCGAGGTGCGAGACTTTTTTATAATGGTTAATTGTTTTGTACCAgcaaggtttaaaaaaaaggccAGTTTTGGCTCCCGAGTGGTGTAACCGAAAAGCGTTCACCCCATCGCTAGGAGATCGAATcctgacaatgccacagccatctgtagGCTGAGGGAGCAAAATTATCCGCGCTCTCTGAGTGGGAGTCATGATGTATGCTTTCTCTCCCATGTCAGTCGCAGTGACAATAggcagttgttttgttttgtttttgtctgtgggCATCTGTTGAAGAGGGTAGAcggcgctttcctccgagtgtctCACTCTGCCGTGTGGTGCATCATCGACAGCACTTCGAAGACATGCACTTTTGACTGGTTTTAAGACAGTTTCACCTGCTGCTTGTAAACAAAGTGTAAAGTGTGGACCGGAGCAGGCGTACAGTCATACTCTAGATCATATCTATGGTAGTCATTTTAAACAGCGGCTTGTTCACTGCACTGGAGTTATATTTACAGGGAACAGGCTTTTAGAAGGTAGGGCGTTATCCTCCAAGCGTCCTCTCCAAACAAGTCAACAATGATACAGTTACAAACAGATACTTAAGAATGGGACGTCTGCTGTCCAGATGCCTTTCTTGAGTGGATGTGCCCTATCCACCTGGCTCCGAAGGTTTCCCTGTGTGTATACGTTGTTCTGCTTTGCAGTCAGTCACTAGCAGTTTTACTTAGTAACACAGGCTGCTTAGTTAGTCTCACATGAAGGTTGACAACTAAGACTAGGCATAAGGTCCTGTCTAAAAAGCCAATATACAGCCTACAGGAAAGACCGCCTTAGATAGAAGCTGTCTGTGTAACGGGTAGGGAAATCATCAAACTGTTCTGGATGTTTTGGCATGTAGTATGCAAGCTTCCATTGATCCCTTAGAACTTGTATGAAGAAGGAAGACCGGTGTCGTTTAATATCATTTAAATGTTCAAGGAATTTGTTTCTGTACTCGTGCAGGGTCCCGAAAGAGCTCGGAGGCTTCTGAGAGCCATCCAGCCCCAGATCCCTGGTCTTGTGGCTCTTGGTCAAGGAAAGGGAAACTCCAAGGAAGGCCAGAACCGCTTTGGCGCCCGGTATCAGATGGCATTCGTGAGGAAAACGAGCCgacttcttcctcttcttcatcaACAACTCCAAAACCAATCATTTGTAGCGAGGAACAGCCTTCAGATGGAGCGCCTCCTTCCCCACGAACCCTTCGGGCCATTCAGGCAGCCATGATGGACAGCAGCTCGGATGAAGATGAATTGGCCTCTAAGAAAATGATCCGAGATGGATGTGGAAAAGTAAGTTCTCGAGATGGAAATGGCGGAGTGTCACCTCGCACCTTGCAGGCCATTCAGAGGGCCCTGATGGAGGACAACAATGTATCTGAAGACCTCTGCAGAGCGGTTCAATCTCAGCAGAAGAAGTATGTCATTGTCAGTagctctgatgatgatgatgatcaaaCAGAAAGCACAGTGGTCGAAAGGAGCATCTTGGGTGAGGCTCGGGAAGCAGGTGGAGTTTCTCCGCAGACTTTGCTGGGCCTTCAGAGAGCCTTAGGAGAAAAAGAGTCATTTACCGGGATTAAGCAGGTGGAGCATGTGGGCTTCTTGAGCAGTTCTGAAGGGGAGGAAATGGAAGAGGCAGTTGGAGTAAGGAGCAAGGAGTTCAAAGCTGCTACACATACTAAGGAAGAGGAGCATGCCAAAGGTGCCTTAAAAACAGCTTTCTCCCCCTCACCTCTACAGCCTGATCAGGACAACTTGCCTCAAGACCATGAATCGAGTTGTAATTCTGAAAACAATTTCCTGCAGAAAGGAAGTTTGAACGTTAACTTAACCGAGGAGACAGAGGGGAGAAATGGGCCCATGATCGTAAAGAGTGAAGAGGAGGACAGCAGCTCCGAAGGTATGGCTGATCTTTGCTTATCAATGGTTCTTTGGTTTTGAAGCGGCTGTGTCTGaagtggtagagcgggtcgtccactaatcgtagggtcggcggttcgattcccagcccgcgtgactccacataccgaagtgtccttgggcgagacactgaaccccgagttgctcccgatggcaagttagcgccttgcatggcagctctgctacactggtgtgcgagtgtgtgtgtgaatgggtgaatgagacacagtctaaagcactttgtagaaccactaaggttaaaaaagcgctttATAGGTGCAGACTATTTACCAGACCAAGGATTGAATGGTTCTAGCTTTAGAACACGAGAACCCCGGTGCTGTTCTGCGTAGACCTTTGAGTGctccacaaacaaaagacaAGCGATAAAAATCCTTTTCGAGGAGCCTTGTGTATCTATGAAAATCGCTATATGGACTAAGAGCTTATTGTTGTTAGGACAAAGttgataatatttattattttttctatgATTAACTATTTTAGCTGGCAAGCTATCACTGATTGGCTATAAATATATTCAGGGGGGTGGCTTTGTGTTCAGacttttgtcattttgtaaATCTGTGTAAATTTCACAGTTGTGCAAAAAtctatatgtatttttaaatgccAATATAGAGTGACGAGAGTCACTCGTCAGGGTGGGGCAAAAGCTCAGTGCAGAGATTTTGCCACCTTCGTTTAAGAAAGAGAGGGAGCTAAACATACCAGAGCTGGAAAAATTGGAATTAGTTTTGAACGTGTGTCTTTGCAAGTGTTAtttcatcataaaatataacagccaatcatgttccAGTATGCAAATACAGTCCATAAAACCGAGGTTTACTAGCGCACAGAAATGCACTTCATTCTTATGCATCTTTTCTGCCTTTTATGGGGAGCTCATTAtctttttaatgtgtattttttaatacagtgtgtgtatgtttttttttgtgctcatTGTAATgaggttggggtttttttggtttgtttgaagGTTTCGTTGAGGTTTCAGAAGGAGAAGAGGTGTCTGAATCGGATAATTCAGGAACCAAATCAGAAGAACGCTTAGCAGAAATGAGTAATAAAGAGGAGGTGGTGGGAAGCGATGAAGAGGAGAGCCAAGAGAACGAGTCAAGTGACGGAAGTCTGTCATTAAACACCCGTACAGTGGAAGAACAAGAACCTGGAAGCTCTCGAGAAGCGGCCGCTGTTCCTGCGCCGAGTGAGTGGGACAACATTGACATGGTACGTTCATTCCATCACGTTACGTTCTTTCTTCGTTCAGACAAATCATCGCACAGCTTTAAGGGGGTCGtatgatgctttttaatgttGTCCTTTTCCTTCAGTGTGTAAAGTATCTGTTTGTGTAAGAGCTGCAAAGTTCcaaagctcatagtctcccGCAAAGGCTTTTATTCTGTTCTATCTAACCGAGAACGCCGCTCCAGACCCGCCTAAAACGCCTCGATCGCTGTCCAGACATTACTTCCGCAAACGTCTACGTCACTATTTGAAATCTTAGCGTAATCCCGCCCAAAGGCAGGCGTGAAGAAAGAAGGTCGAGGCTTGAGTGAATTGCGGAGACGCTGCGTGTTTCGGTGCGAAAGCAAAACCCCTTTGTCTGGCCTTCCGAAAACGGACGAAATTAGGATTCAGTGGTAGCAGGACAACCCgaaagtttttcatttttacagaggacagcttcctgaacctgggaCAGTACAAGGCAGGCTATACACAAAGGCTAGTCCTGAAAATTGGGGCGTTTCCCGCTTCGCTCGGACAATCTCGTGCTTCTGAATCCGAACctgtaagtgtgtttgattattGTATGAAGGGTCTGCTGTTCAAATGTGGAGTTTTGTGTTCGTGCTCCAGGGTTCAGTTTAGACCTCTGCTAACGTGCTAGCTAAAGTTATCGTGTTGAAGTCGTTTTGATATTCCGCCGTGGGAATGTTCACCTATAAACCTGCAGACTAACGCACACTCCCGTCACACACCTGTctgtattttgtttcttttggtCTATCGATTTCATACGCCAAGTAAAACCGTTACAACATCGTATCTGAAAGGTAAAGAGGGttccaaaataaaaacttaccgcCAAAGTTGGTCCCGATTGATCTGCTCGTTCATCTGCATTTTCAGAATCTGACTCGGGTTCGAACCGATACGGTAAAACCGACGACGTTATTAACGGGGTTGCTTAGAATTGCTTCTTCCTAAAAGCCTCGGAAGCCGAAGCTCTCCATTATGCTGTGGGGCGTTACCTTTCTGAAATACGCTTGAGGTTTTGGGCCAATCACAACGAaatgggtcagctggccaatcggAGCACTCCAGGCTATtcggaaggaggggctttggagaaaccgGAACTCAATCGGAGCGTTTC
This genomic window contains:
- the ercc5 gene encoding DNA excision repair protein ERCC-5, translated to MGVHGLWKLLQSTGKPINPETLEGKILAVDISIWLNQAVKGVRDRDGNNVHNAHLLTLFHRLCKLLFFRIRPVFVYDGDAPLLKRQTLAVRRQRKEEMALESKQTREKLLRTFLKRQAIKAALGDRSQETIPSISSARRDEVDEMYALPALPPAEEEERSSSDEEPERDEAQTQEPSHTFQDEIYDDPNSVDINSEDFHLLSPEIKHEILKDMKEFSKRRRTLFHKPPEKSGDFSQYQLAGLLQRNNLNQRLEGVEKEMSQRRCGAVEEEYGQSDEHDVESRRLLSEDSSHYILVKGSRKSSEASESHPAPDPWSCGSWSRKGKLQGRPEPLWRPVSDGIREENEPTSSSSSSTTPKPIICSEEQPSDGAPPSPRTLRAIQAAMMDSSSDEDELASKKMIRDGCGKVSSRDGNGGVSPRTLQAIQRALMEDNNVSEDLCRAVQSQQKKYVIVSSSDDDDDQTESTVVERSILGEAREAGGVSPQTLLGLQRALGEKESFTGIKQVEHVGFLSSSEGEEMEEAVGVRSKEFKAATHTKEEEHAKGALKTAFSPSPLQPDQDNLPQDHESSCNSENNFLQKGSLNVNLTEETEGRNGPMIVKSEEEDSSSEGFVEVSEGEEVSESDNSGTKSEERLAEMSNKEEVVGSDEEESQENESSDGSLSLNTRTVEEQEPGSSREAAAVPAPSEWDNIDMEELVQLEKNLQAEQSSLRGQQQQQQRSAATVTGQMCQESQELLRLFGVPFIVAPMEAEAQCATLDRTDQTHGTITDDSDVWLFGGRHVYKNFFSSNKYVEHYQYLDIQNQLGLDRTKLINLAYLLGSDYTEGIPGVGYVTGMEILNEFPGPGLEPLTQFSKWWNEAQTSKKLAADPKHTKVKKKLKGLSLHAGFPNPAVAEAYLQPTVDQSESSFCWGRPQLDLLKEFCYSRFGWNSRKTEETLQPVLKQLSTQQTQLRIDSFFRLEQQERQAIQSQRLRRAVTCLKRKERDGADNEAESSEDEKVSPVKKGKNAKEKGTDVTPAGMFGGGFIGLDMSSNRPEEKVIVDEVEKQPKTVKSELLKAQSNSSSSSSSEDELEHKNRATMITAQSVFEGKTRGRGRRGGRGKTKKNF